TGATCTTTAAAGTTATCATAGCTACCAAATGCACTTTCGATTGCACCTTTAATTGCTCCAGTAGGTTCTCCACCACCATTAGGTCCCATAATTTCCCAGAAGAATGCATGATTTGCGTGTCCGCCACCATTGTTTCTAACAGCCATACGGATATCTTCAGGGACATCGTTTAAATTAGTAATTAATTCTTCAATTGATTGCTCACCCAATTCTGGATGTTTTTCAATTGCTGCATTTAAATTAGTCACATATGTATTGTGATGTTTGTCATGATGTAATGTCATTGTTAATTCATCAATATGTGGTTCTAACGCATCATATGCATATGGTAAGTCTGGTAAAGTATAAGTCATAATAATAAAGCCCCCTAAATTTTTTGATAATTATGAACAATTTCAATATACCATTGAAACAATAGAAAAAGCAAAAAATAAAACCGAAAACTCATAATTTTTGCTTTCTTGTATTCAGTAGATAAAAGCGTTACAATGAATAGTAATTAATTTATATTGCAAAGGAGTAATTATGCGAACATTTGACTTAATTAAGGCTAGTTTTAAACAACCTACTTTGTTATTAGAAGGTCGAAATAAAAAAGGATTTCACGTTTTTTTATATCTATTATTACTAGCTATTGTACTGTCACTTCCTGTTATTTACCAGGCAAGCTTAATCACAAAGACTATTCAAGATGATGGAGAAAAAATCATTCAAAAACTACCTGATTTTTCTATTGAAGATAACACATTAGTGACAAAAGAAAAAACAGATGGCTTTATCTACCAAACAGACTCTATTATTTTCACATTTGATCCCACAGATAAGCGAACAAAAAAAGAAATTGAATCAGATGCAACCGGAAACGTACTCGTTGTTGGATTATTAAAAAAAGAAGTTATCATGATTTTACCTAGAGTCAGTACAACAACAGATATTATGGATAATAACGTTCTTAGTATTCCATATTCAATGTATCAAGCAAATGGATTAAACAAACAAATACTAGAGCAACTTTTTACTAGTAATAGTAGTCAATCAATGTGGTTTAGTGTTATTTTCCTAGTAACTTGGTTTATGGTGTTTTTTAATCTGTTTGTCGATATCGTAATTCTTTCCTTTTTTGCCAATTTATTTACTAAATTTAGGCTGATTGGATTTAGATATAAGGATGTTTTCAAAATCATTGTATATGCTGCCACCTTACCGAGTGTTTTAACAGCTGTTCTTCAGTTCATTTGGCCAAGTGTTTCATTTGGTTCCGTTGGTGTGGCACTAACTTTACTAATCTATTTCAATGCTTTACCAAAACGAATAAAAAAATAGAAAGATGATTGTCTAATCTTTCTATTTATGACATTTAGCCATCAGAAGATTGATGGCTTTTTCTTTTATTTTTATAATAGATGACACGCTTTGTTCTATCAATCAAAACCTAATTCTTTTTTTACTTCATCAAATGTATAGCTAACAGAATGGTTACGATATTCTTCCATTGCTTTATTGTACATTTGACAGTCTAATTCATCTTCTATCTTCTCTAAAACTGATTCTTTAAATAAATCTTCTATATTAATGTCATGACGTATTGAAAATGAACGAATAAGCTGAGCTTCTTCTTTTGATACGTTAATAAAAAAACCAGGCATCTTTTACTCTCCTTTTGATTAACAAAGTGATATAACACATTATGTCTATAATAAAAAAGAGAGAAATAAACTTTCACTCTCTTTTAGAACAATATTGTTCCTAAATGTTTTATCTAGGCATATGTAAAGTTAGGCTCATTTAGTGTATTATCCATACCCACAGTCAGTGTATAATCAGTGAAAAACCAATCATC
This genomic stretch from Vagococcus sp. CY52-2 harbors:
- a CDS encoding DUF1189 domain-containing protein: MRTFDLIKASFKQPTLLLEGRNKKGFHVFLYLLLLAIVLSLPVIYQASLITKTIQDDGEKIIQKLPDFSIEDNTLVTKEKTDGFIYQTDSIIFTFDPTDKRTKKEIESDATGNVLVVGLLKKEVIMILPRVSTTTDIMDNNVLSIPYSMYQANGLNKQILEQLFTSNSSQSMWFSVIFLVTWFMVFFNLFVDIVILSFFANLFTKFRLIGFRYKDVFKIIVYAATLPSVLTAVLQFIWPSVSFGSVGVALTLLIYFNALPKRIKK
- the relB gene encoding type II toxin-antitoxin system RelB family antitoxin; the encoded protein is MPGFFINVSKEEAQLIRSFSIRHDINIEDLFKESVLEKIEDELDCQMYNKAMEEYRNHSVSYTFDEVKKELGFD
- a CDS encoding superoxide dismutase; protein product: MTYTLPDLPYAYDALEPHIDELTMTLHHDKHHNTYVTNLNAAIEKHPELGEQSIEELITNLNDVPEDIRMAVRNNGGGHANHAFFWEIMGPNGGGEPTGAIKGAIESAFGSYDNFKDQFLAAATGRFGSGWAWLVDNNGKLEIMSTPNQDSPLTEGKTPLLGIDVWEHAYYKKYSNVRPDYVKAFFNVINWDEVNNRYKAVQK